In the genome of Xanthomonas translucens pv. cerealis, one region contains:
- the traD gene encoding conjugal transfer protein TraD produces MSATNHYHDQIHRATERLAQLQARELLASQRQAIKAKETQRREEAKRRARVAELVFLAGAETLEDAELVGALLSYVESRNDHDVRNQARSRGTLRLTMADAEDSQIRH; encoded by the coding sequence ATGAGCGCGACAAACCACTACCACGACCAAATCCACCGAGCCACCGAAAGACTGGCGCAACTTCAAGCGCGCGAGCTTTTAGCGAGCCAGCGCCAAGCGATAAAGGCGAAGGAAACGCAACGCCGCGAAGAGGCCAAGCGACGCGCGCGGGTCGCAGAGCTTGTGTTCTTGGCCGGTGCCGAAACGCTGGAGGATGCTGAGTTGGTCGGCGCGCTGTTGAGCTATGTAGAAAGCCGCAATGACCATGATGTCCGCAACCAAGCACGCTCGCGCGGGACCTTGCGGCTGACAATGGCAGACGCAGAAGACAGCCAAATCAGGCACTGA
- a CDS encoding HNH endonuclease has protein sequence MSNRRLKTLRAYAFHAQAGRCFYCGLPMWLSSPDELGLRPRSSRAYQCTAEHLQARQDGGKDVADNVVAAHTRCNQGRHKRPGPTPSPDAFRALVQRRIEGGKWWSSLPPGIAADA, from the coding sequence ATGAGCAACAGACGCCTCAAAACCCTTCGTGCCTACGCCTTCCACGCCCAAGCCGGCCGCTGTTTCTATTGCGGCCTCCCCATGTGGCTCTCCTCGCCTGACGAACTAGGCTTGCGCCCCCGATCGTCCCGCGCCTACCAATGCACGGCCGAGCATCTGCAGGCTCGCCAAGACGGTGGCAAGGACGTGGCCGACAACGTGGTGGCCGCGCATACCCGCTGCAACCAAGGCCGCCACAAGCGACCAGGACCGACCCCATCGCCCGATGCGTTCCGTGCGCTGGTGCAACGACGGATCGAGGGCGGGAAATGGTGGTCTTCACTGCCGCCAGGAATCGCAGCCGATGCGTGA
- a CDS encoding very short patch repair endonuclease: protein MTRVAEKISPETRSRMMSGIRGKNTRPEIAVRSFLHRNGLRFRLHGPQLPGKPDIVLPRWNAVVFVHGCFWHGHLGCRYFKLPKTRVDFWKTKINDNSRRDSLAVDLLREAGWRVAIIWECALRDDPGHGLDELLQFLRSKDPLIEVTSYRK, encoded by the coding sequence ATGACACGAGTGGCCGAGAAGATTTCGCCTGAAACACGCTCCCGGATGATGTCCGGAATTAGAGGGAAGAACACGCGACCGGAAATCGCTGTCCGCTCGTTCCTGCATCGGAATGGCTTACGTTTTAGGCTGCATGGGCCTCAGCTGCCTGGCAAGCCAGACATAGTATTGCCGCGCTGGAATGCTGTTGTCTTCGTGCACGGCTGTTTTTGGCATGGGCACTTGGGCTGTCGCTACTTCAAGTTGCCGAAGACGCGAGTGGACTTCTGGAAAACCAAGATCAATGACAATTCGCGGCGGGACTCTCTTGCGGTCGACCTGCTTCGCGAAGCAGGGTGGAGGGTGGCAATCATCTGGGAGTGTGCCCTACGTGATGATCCCGGCCATGGCTTGGATGAGCTACTGCAGTTCCTCCGGTCGAAAGACCCCTTGATCGAGGTAACCTCCTACAGGAAGTAA
- a CDS encoding ATP-binding protein, with protein MQASLACYRQEKGILWDMCMEGHHKILRPSAARLLESMRDIGYSFESALADIVDNSISAGASRIEISNDIHHDSGPYLSVLDDGQGMSPDELTQAMQHGSRSPREVRAANDLGRFGLGMKTASFSQCRQLIVVSRKDGELSARCWDLDLVVNKDEWMLKLLSEDDIGRLPQVERIGPSGTLVLWQKLDRLDAVSEHQDEVYTAFNQIFSVARPHLAMTFHRFIAPPPGDPPQKLSMQINGAGIDAVDPFAQLSSPNSDAHEIEILRTGNGDIVVQGFTLPHHQRLSNAQLVAMELGSSLIETQGLYVYRARRLISGGSWLGMARRAELTKLLRVRVDVPTSLDSEWGIDVRKSRIRIPSAARARLRPLVERMTESARRPYTYRGARQAAAPGVPLWERVKERGTIRYQIRRDHPMIEALQQATGTRSNVDAILLAIEATLPLESLFSDVAEAPKAIRQQDIDADELQQLLASFVEAMVPGKDTLPVAVAELILATPVFSTQPSARAILAGLRRIEG; from the coding sequence GTGCAGGCGTCGCTGGCGTGTTATCGGCAGGAAAAAGGAATTTTGTGGGACATGTGTATGGAAGGACATCATAAGATCCTACGCCCTAGCGCGGCGAGACTTCTCGAGTCGATGCGGGACATCGGCTATTCATTCGAGAGCGCATTGGCAGATATTGTTGATAACAGCATCTCTGCTGGCGCATCCCGCATCGAGATCTCCAACGACATCCATCATGATTCAGGCCCCTATCTTTCAGTCTTGGATGACGGTCAAGGGATGTCACCAGATGAGCTAACTCAGGCCATGCAACATGGCAGCCGAAGTCCTCGCGAGGTTCGTGCGGCCAACGACTTGGGAAGATTTGGCCTTGGAATGAAAACGGCTTCTTTCTCACAATGCCGGCAGCTGATTGTTGTATCCAGGAAAGATGGCGAGTTGTCAGCACGCTGCTGGGATCTCGATCTTGTAGTCAATAAAGATGAGTGGATGCTCAAGCTATTGAGTGAGGATGACATCGGGCGACTGCCACAAGTAGAAAGGATTGGCCCTTCTGGGACGCTCGTGCTATGGCAGAAGCTCGACCGTCTCGATGCAGTGAGCGAGCATCAAGACGAGGTCTATACCGCGTTCAATCAAATTTTTAGCGTTGCTCGACCGCATCTGGCAATGACCTTTCACCGCTTCATCGCTCCACCTCCCGGAGACCCACCCCAAAAGTTGTCCATGCAAATCAACGGAGCTGGCATTGATGCTGTAGATCCCTTCGCTCAGCTGTCTTCTCCGAATTCTGATGCCCACGAGATAGAGATCTTGCGGACAGGCAATGGCGACATCGTCGTGCAAGGATTCACCCTTCCCCACCATCAGCGACTGAGCAATGCGCAGCTTGTGGCAATGGAGCTTGGGTCAAGTCTAATTGAGACCCAAGGGCTATACGTATACCGCGCTCGCCGCCTCATCTCTGGGGGCTCATGGCTTGGTATGGCGCGCCGAGCTGAACTAACAAAGCTGCTGCGCGTTCGCGTCGATGTGCCCACTTCGCTGGACTCGGAGTGGGGCATTGACGTGCGTAAGTCGAGGATACGAATTCCATCTGCAGCGCGTGCCCGCCTGCGCCCGCTTGTTGAGCGAATGACTGAGTCAGCCCGCCGTCCCTACACCTACCGGGGAGCGAGGCAAGCAGCCGCACCCGGCGTTCCTCTTTGGGAGCGGGTCAAAGAGCGGGGGACCATTCGCTATCAGATCCGTCGAGACCACCCGATGATAGAAGCACTGCAGCAGGCGACTGGCACTCGATCCAATGTAGACGCCATCTTGCTGGCTATAGAAGCAACGCTGCCGCTTGAGTCACTGTTCTCGGATGTAGCTGAAGCCCCCAAAGCAATTCGGCAGCAGGATATCGATGCGGATGAGCTACAACAGCTTCTGGCGTCATTCGTGGAAGCAATGGTTCCGGGAAAAGACACACTTCCTGTTGCAGTTGCCGAGTTAATTCTTGCCACCCCTGTTTTCTCAACCCAACCCTCTGCGCGCGCCATTCTGGCCGGGCTTCGACGGATCGAAGGATAG
- a CDS encoding IS5 family transposase produces the protein MQSKRPYPTDISDEEWAFAAPYLSLMTEQAPQRKYALRAMFNALRWMARAGAPWRLLPNDFPPWEAVYQQTQRWLQAGCFEAMVSDLRSVLRVAQGKQGQPSAIILDGRTLQSTCESGPRAGYDGYKRKKGSKVHMAVDTLGHLLAVQVTPANEQERAQVRSLAQEVQHVTGDTVTVAFVDQGYTGQEPAQAAQEEGIELHVVKLPEAKKGFVLLPRRWVVERSFGWVNRFRRLARDYERLPETLAGLHFVVFTVLMLSNAAAILQSS, from the coding sequence ATGCAGAGCAAACGCCCATATCCGACCGATATTTCCGACGAAGAGTGGGCGTTCGCGGCGCCTTACCTGAGCCTGATGACAGAGCAAGCTCCGCAGCGCAAGTACGCGTTGCGGGCGATGTTCAATGCGCTGCGTTGGATGGCGCGTGCTGGAGCGCCGTGGCGCCTGCTACCCAACGACTTCCCGCCATGGGAAGCGGTTTACCAGCAGACGCAGCGCTGGCTGCAGGCGGGCTGCTTTGAAGCCATGGTCAGCGATCTGCGTTCCGTCCTACGTGTCGCCCAGGGGAAGCAAGGCCAACCCAGCGCAATCATCCTGGACGGGCGGACACTGCAATCCACCTGTGAGAGCGGCCCGCGCGCCGGTTACGACGGCTATAAGCGGAAGAAAGGCAGCAAGGTGCACATGGCGGTCGACACGCTCGGACATTTGCTTGCAGTGCAAGTCACGCCAGCCAACGAACAAGAGCGCGCTCAAGTGCGCTCACTGGCGCAGGAGGTGCAACACGTCACAGGTGACACCGTAACGGTGGCATTCGTGGATCAAGGCTACACCGGCCAGGAGCCGGCGCAAGCGGCTCAGGAAGAAGGAATCGAATTGCACGTGGTGAAACTTCCCGAAGCCAAGAAAGGGTTCGTGTTGCTTCCTCGGCGCTGGGTCGTCGAACGTAGCTTTGGCTGGGTCAATCGATTCCGTCGGCTTGCACGCGACTACGAGCGCTTGCCGGAAACCCTGGCTGGCCTGCATTTCGTCGTCTTCACGGTCCTCATGCTCAGCAACGCTGCCGCCATCCTCCAAAGTTCATAA
- a CDS encoding Z1 domain-containing protein, which translates to MLVIDDEADNASVDTSKDQNAPRTINRLIRALLNLSSRNAYIGYTATPFANIFIDPDSENDEQGKDLFPRDFIVGLDAPSNYMGAREFFLSEDSDRITVELNETEDWLPVKHKIDWNIEGLHQTLVEAIDCFVLSKAIRIMRGQGERHHSMLVNVSRFTRVQGDVAKEISRHLIELQSAVQNRHAMPPDAALRDPIMRSLHQHWEKHYLDGDESWPEIQQELHRAAAPMQVVEVNASKNSGKLDYRAYAETGLNVIAVGGNSLSRGFTLEGLTVSYFLRNTQMYDTLLQMGRWFGYRDGFKDLCRLFIRSEASDWYGFIADATEELRDEIRRMELVGLTPMDFGLAVRSHPGTLLVTARDKMRNTEDIVREVGLSGKMVESSALISSDKARLRNVEAVIQMTLRMMEHRQPVPVDPQEQLSSQLFRDVDTADVLDFIASFGVHPGQLEMQTAPLIAYIRERQLSNWDVVLVSNSRAKASEGDVENLHGLSIGLQDRIVEQRKTSRFENALLVSGTKRRVASRGVERIGLSEEEIQKVKEIHGQSKKSIPDHLYRAQRTRPLLMLHLLRTKTKEHAEADEVRGEMYAAYGLSFPKLGSEESEKLVRYTANLIAYRELYGSADEEQDDEAESSNA; encoded by the coding sequence ATGCTGGTAATCGACGACGAGGCGGATAACGCATCGGTGGACACATCCAAGGACCAGAATGCGCCGCGGACCATAAATCGCCTAATCCGTGCGCTTCTCAACCTATCCAGCCGAAACGCCTACATTGGCTACACAGCAACACCCTTTGCCAACATCTTCATTGATCCGGACTCTGAGAACGATGAGCAGGGAAAAGATCTCTTCCCTCGCGATTTCATTGTCGGCCTGGATGCACCTTCCAACTACATGGGCGCACGTGAGTTCTTCCTTTCAGAAGACTCGGACAGAATAACAGTCGAGTTGAATGAGACCGAGGACTGGCTACCGGTCAAGCATAAGATCGACTGGAACATAGAGGGTCTGCACCAAACCCTTGTCGAGGCAATCGATTGCTTTGTTCTTTCTAAGGCGATCCGGATCATGCGGGGACAAGGAGAACGTCATCACTCCATGCTCGTCAATGTCTCTCGGTTTACACGGGTGCAGGGTGACGTGGCTAAAGAGATTTCCAGGCATCTCATTGAACTGCAATCAGCGGTTCAAAATCGTCACGCCATGCCACCCGATGCAGCGCTGCGCGATCCCATCATGCGTTCCCTACATCAGCATTGGGAAAAACACTATTTGGACGGAGACGAGAGCTGGCCTGAAATCCAGCAGGAACTCCATCGCGCCGCGGCACCCATGCAGGTCGTGGAGGTCAATGCATCGAAAAACTCTGGAAAGCTTGATTACCGTGCCTATGCCGAGACGGGACTTAACGTAATCGCCGTTGGTGGAAATTCGCTTTCGCGCGGCTTCACGCTTGAGGGTTTGACGGTCAGCTATTTCCTTCGCAACACCCAGATGTATGACACGCTGCTGCAAATGGGCAGATGGTTTGGATATCGAGATGGGTTCAAGGACCTTTGCAGACTATTTATCAGGTCAGAAGCTAGCGATTGGTATGGATTCATTGCAGACGCAACGGAGGAGCTCCGTGATGAAATTCGGCGGATGGAGTTAGTTGGCCTGACCCCCATGGACTTCGGCCTTGCTGTTCGGAGTCATCCAGGCACCTTGCTCGTCACTGCACGCGACAAGATGCGGAATACCGAAGACATCGTGCGTGAAGTGGGACTGTCCGGAAAGATGGTTGAGTCGTCAGCCCTGATTTCATCTGACAAGGCGCGGCTCCGCAATGTTGAAGCGGTGATCCAGATGACGCTGCGAATGATGGAGCATCGGCAGCCTGTTCCAGTTGATCCACAAGAGCAGCTATCAAGCCAGCTTTTCCGCGATGTAGATACAGCTGATGTTCTGGATTTCATCGCCTCTTTCGGCGTGCATCCGGGCCAGCTGGAAATGCAGACCGCGCCTTTGATCGCATACATCCGTGAACGACAACTATCCAATTGGGACGTCGTGCTGGTCTCGAACTCACGCGCGAAGGCCTCCGAAGGTGATGTTGAGAATCTGCACGGGCTGAGCATTGGGCTGCAGGATCGTATTGTGGAGCAGCGCAAGACCTCACGCTTCGAAAATGCCCTATTGGTTTCCGGAACGAAGCGGCGCGTCGCCTCCAGGGGTGTGGAGCGAATCGGCTTGTCAGAAGAGGAGATACAAAAGGTCAAGGAGATTCATGGCCAGTCGAAAAAAAGCATTCCTGATCACCTTTACCGTGCACAACGAACGCGGCCATTGCTGATGCTCCACCTTCTGCGCACCAAGACCAAAGAGCATGCAGAAGCCGATGAGGTGCGGGGCGAGATGTATGCTGCCTATGGTTTGAGCTTTCCAAAACTGGGCTCCGAGGAGAGCGAGAAGCTTGTGCGCTACACGGCCAACCTGATTGCTTACCGCGAACTTTATGGATCAGCGGATGAGGAGCAGGACGACGAGGCGGAAAGTTCTAATGCATGA
- a CDS encoding PD-(D/E)XK motif protein, producing the protein MHEDPWKGLTSAIGQIVGRRVSMEHPLDAFWIKGADGSPGLLLRGIDPLRVPDQLPKPRGLVLHTVLDSSRAEASMFLREHEDREVFLTLCKDVISYSGGSATPADATSSLFRRLAHWHSLMTRGRTAAMSPHEVRGLVGELFVMERLAASAGFAAALNAWVAPDEHPQDFACKDRLLEVKSRLSGSRQVVRISSLAQLEPAQLPLTLVVVELVASEGADAVTLNQICARLTDRARSFGPQMVDQIEAALFKRGYIHLEAYDSEAYRVAGMAAFECRDGFPRLIRSEVDARIQEAKYTVDLALIGEFAVSPESVLDSGVDG; encoded by the coding sequence ATGCATGAAGATCCCTGGAAAGGATTAACTTCCGCAATCGGCCAGATTGTGGGCAGACGTGTAAGTATGGAACATCCGCTGGATGCCTTCTGGATCAAAGGTGCCGATGGGTCTCCCGGTCTACTGCTTCGCGGAATAGATCCCCTTCGAGTGCCTGACCAGCTTCCCAAACCCCGTGGCTTAGTGCTCCATACCGTCTTGGACTCTTCGCGCGCGGAGGCCAGCATGTTTTTGCGCGAGCATGAAGACCGCGAAGTATTCCTGACACTTTGCAAAGACGTTATTTCTTACTCTGGAGGGAGCGCTACCCCTGCCGATGCCACATCCAGCCTCTTCAGACGCTTGGCTCACTGGCACTCTCTGATGACGCGCGGGCGCACTGCCGCGATGAGTCCCCACGAGGTGCGCGGCCTGGTCGGCGAGCTCTTTGTCATGGAACGGCTGGCTGCTTCAGCAGGATTCGCAGCTGCGCTGAATGCGTGGGTCGCGCCGGATGAGCATCCGCAGGACTTCGCATGCAAGGACAGGCTGCTGGAAGTCAAATCGCGCCTATCCGGTTCACGCCAAGTCGTCCGCATTTCGTCGCTGGCGCAGCTCGAACCCGCTCAACTACCTCTGACTCTGGTCGTAGTTGAATTGGTAGCATCCGAAGGCGCCGATGCTGTGACGCTTAACCAGATTTGTGCCCGTCTTACAGATCGTGCTCGATCGTTTGGACCGCAGATGGTGGATCAGATCGAGGCGGCGCTCTTCAAGCGCGGCTACATTCATCTGGAAGCCTATGACTCCGAAGCGTATCGAGTAGCCGGCATGGCCGCATTTGAGTGCAGGGATGGATTCCCCAGGCTCATTCGATCTGAAGTCGATGCGCGAATTCAAGAAGCAAAATATACGGTTGATTTGGCGCTTATCGGCGAGTTCGCCGTTTCACCCGAGTCGGTGCTTGATAGTGGGGTTGATGGCTGA
- a CDS encoding AIPR family protein: MDEDTASYRQALLGEIGAESAAGMGYTSTRFVDRACSILENGEEFTEYNVCRISGQVSRGWPVLLDAYSFSPSDGVLNLIVSAFSGAEEPEPLLTEEIKRTVAAAFRFLEGSVHESLADSWDESHDAHAVCSEIFSFATGGEMTKACIYLISDRPLGTAIGKMPELALGTQRVDLHLWDIARLARMEASSRGREEITIDFEGEYGEGIPALPVGLDSRSRYDSFMCVMPGNILASLYDRFGGRILEQNVRAFLGDNRKVNKGIRDTLRNEPEMFFAFNNGLTVTVSDLETCASDLGRTEITKATGLQIVNGGQTTASLYWASKAGADLSKVRIQMKLSRLPEDGFEDAVHNIARFANAQNAVSASDLFAGHPYFKRLEGISRDTLAPPAKAGEGNTYWYFERTSGSYKVELKRKKAIEAKLWQMLNPRKQILMKTDVARYESTFDGLPHIVSSGAQKNIAAFGKIIVQQWAIDPTEFDSSYFQRVVCRAILTRMVDAAIPAQDWYPGSIVRPLTSYTLALMSSRMQAAGMQPPYDKIWRAQRAPDVFMREAMRIAALVLPLLMEIPEAQVRNRLVTEWVKREACWTRVEASEISLAPEFLATCSIAEGRHSGRPLSWKDRAHLFWRDGVWRRLHAWESREHKLTQGERDIVEWAALTSEFNPKGFRLEKLQESMKHATDEGFV; encoded by the coding sequence ATGGATGAGGACACTGCTTCCTATCGGCAAGCACTATTGGGTGAGATCGGTGCCGAATCAGCTGCAGGAATGGGCTATACAAGCACAAGATTTGTTGATCGGGCCTGTTCAATCCTAGAGAATGGCGAGGAGTTCACCGAATACAATGTGTGTCGCATATCGGGGCAAGTCTCCCGAGGCTGGCCAGTGTTGCTTGATGCTTATAGCTTCTCGCCAAGCGACGGCGTTCTCAATCTAATCGTCTCTGCTTTTTCCGGGGCAGAAGAACCTGAGCCACTTCTCACAGAGGAAATTAAGCGAACAGTTGCCGCTGCGTTTCGTTTTTTGGAAGGCAGTGTCCATGAGTCTCTGGCAGACTCGTGGGATGAGAGTCACGACGCACATGCGGTATGTAGCGAAATCTTCTCGTTTGCCACCGGCGGGGAGATGACAAAGGCATGCATCTACCTGATTTCCGATAGACCACTTGGAACAGCGATTGGCAAGATGCCCGAGTTGGCACTGGGCACCCAGCGCGTTGATCTGCACTTGTGGGATATCGCCCGCCTTGCGCGTATGGAAGCATCCTCGAGGGGGCGGGAAGAAATCACGATTGATTTTGAGGGTGAGTATGGCGAAGGAATACCGGCGCTCCCCGTGGGCTTGGACAGTCGTTCTCGCTATGATTCTTTCATGTGCGTGATGCCGGGCAACATCCTTGCGAGTCTCTATGACCGGTTTGGCGGCAGAATTCTTGAGCAAAACGTGCGCGCCTTCCTCGGGGATAACCGGAAGGTCAACAAAGGCATACGCGATACGCTTCGCAACGAACCAGAGATGTTCTTTGCTTTCAATAACGGACTGACAGTTACCGTTTCTGACTTGGAAACATGTGCAAGTGATCTTGGAAGAACTGAGATCACGAAGGCGACCGGTCTACAGATTGTCAACGGGGGTCAAACGACAGCTTCACTCTACTGGGCGAGCAAGGCCGGCGCAGATCTTTCCAAAGTCCGGATCCAGATGAAGCTGTCGCGACTGCCCGAAGATGGGTTCGAGGACGCCGTGCACAACATTGCGCGGTTTGCCAATGCCCAGAACGCTGTATCAGCATCAGACCTATTCGCTGGTCATCCGTATTTCAAGCGCCTGGAGGGCATCTCTCGGGATACGCTTGCACCTCCAGCAAAAGCGGGTGAAGGCAATACTTACTGGTATTTCGAACGCACTAGCGGTAGCTACAAGGTTGAGCTCAAACGAAAGAAGGCGATCGAAGCAAAGCTTTGGCAGATGCTGAATCCAAGGAAGCAGATTCTCATGAAAACGGACGTGGCACGCTACGAATCCACATTCGACGGCCTGCCTCACATTGTTAGTTCCGGCGCTCAGAAGAACATTGCCGCATTTGGAAAGATCATTGTCCAGCAATGGGCTATCGACCCGACTGAATTTGATAGTTCCTATTTCCAGCGCGTGGTGTGTAGAGCCATCCTGACACGCATGGTAGACGCCGCCATACCAGCCCAAGACTGGTATCCAGGGTCCATCGTTCGGCCCCTGACGAGCTACACACTAGCGCTCATGAGTTCCAGAATGCAGGCGGCGGGGATGCAACCTCCTTACGACAAGATATGGCGAGCGCAACGTGCACCAGACGTTTTCATGCGCGAGGCAATGCGGATTGCTGCACTGGTGCTGCCGCTTCTGATGGAAATCCCAGAGGCACAGGTCAGGAATCGTTTGGTCACGGAATGGGTCAAGCGAGAGGCTTGTTGGACGCGCGTAGAGGCCAGTGAGATCAGCCTAGCACCAGAGTTCCTAGCCACGTGCTCAATTGCCGAAGGCCGACATAGCGGAAGGCCGCTTTCGTGGAAGGATCGCGCACACTTGTTCTGGCGCGATGGCGTTTGGAGGCGGCTCCACGCGTGGGAAAGTAGGGAACATAAGCTGACGCAAGGTGAGAGGGACATTGTCGAGTGGGCCGCGCTTACCTCGGAGTTCAACCCGAAAGGCTTTCGTCTCGAAAAACTGCAAGAATCAATGAAACATGCGACCGACGAGGGATTTGTTTAG
- a CDS encoding DNA cytosine methyltransferase: MIDLFAGPGGLCEGFSSIFDKAGGRRFAVRVSVEKDPIAHRTLLLRAIFRKFPKGKVPRCYYAYIRGEITREAFLTHPEVKGVAEQAAREARCAELGVTPPEEVDGWIREALGDETDWVLIGGPPCQAYSVAGRSRLRGKDPEKFEADAKHFLYTEYLRIIQEFAPAVFVMENVKGMLNSMNSGKRIFEQILADLKAPRDGLSYEIRSLVVQKKEGNLDPNDYVIEADEHGIPQSRHRVILFGIRSDMVEATPELVKDPERFLLKKSGRKVGVSVALAGLPALRSRLSREPDSQAAWIKALRETPQSLKGWRLPVRGDIESAMEKFIKRAEKNTSFGASFIPMDVVPGGAMPEPLQKWYLDSRVGGVLQHEARSHMRSDLHRYMFSACFAATQKYAPDLRNFPPKLLPDHMNVDKEMIPFKDRFRVQMGKFPSSTVVAHIKKDGHYYIHPDPAQCRSLTVREAARLQTFPDNYFFEGNRTEQYGQIGNAVPPLLAKQIAEIIYAFMSLPRRRG, translated from the coding sequence GTGATCGATCTGTTCGCAGGGCCAGGAGGGCTTTGCGAAGGCTTTTCTTCCATCTTTGATAAAGCTGGTGGACGCCGATTTGCTGTCAGGGTCTCCGTAGAAAAAGATCCGATTGCTCATCGGACGTTGCTACTGCGTGCGATCTTCCGAAAATTTCCGAAGGGAAAGGTTCCACGCTGCTACTACGCATATATCCGTGGAGAAATCACTCGGGAGGCATTCCTCACTCACCCGGAGGTAAAGGGCGTTGCTGAGCAAGCAGCCCGAGAGGCGCGTTGCGCGGAGCTTGGCGTAACGCCTCCCGAGGAAGTGGATGGTTGGATTCGGGAGGCTCTAGGCGATGAGACTGACTGGGTATTAATCGGTGGCCCACCTTGCCAAGCCTATTCGGTTGCGGGGCGCTCGCGCCTGCGTGGCAAAGATCCGGAGAAGTTCGAGGCTGACGCCAAGCATTTCCTCTACACCGAGTATTTGCGGATCATTCAAGAGTTCGCTCCAGCCGTTTTCGTTATGGAGAACGTCAAGGGGATGCTGAACTCCATGAACTCCGGAAAACGAATTTTCGAGCAGATCCTGGCTGACCTTAAAGCGCCGCGTGATGGCCTGAGCTATGAGATCAGGTCCTTGGTGGTCCAAAAAAAGGAAGGGAATTTAGATCCAAACGACTATGTGATTGAGGCCGATGAACATGGCATCCCGCAGAGTCGTCACCGGGTCATCTTGTTTGGCATCCGTTCCGACATGGTCGAAGCGACGCCGGAATTGGTAAAGGATCCCGAACGTTTCCTGCTAAAAAAGTCGGGAAGAAAGGTAGGCGTAAGCGTAGCGCTTGCGGGGCTGCCGGCACTGCGGAGTCGTCTATCCAGAGAGCCAGACTCGCAGGCGGCTTGGATCAAAGCTTTGCGGGAGACGCCGCAGTCCCTTAAGGGGTGGCGCCTTCCTGTGCGTGGTGACATCGAGTCGGCTATGGAAAAATTTATCAAGAGAGCTGAGAAAAATACGAGTTTCGGCGCGAGTTTCATCCCAATGGATGTTGTTCCAGGTGGAGCCATGCCCGAGCCTTTACAGAAGTGGTATTTGGACTCCAGGGTCGGCGGGGTGCTGCAGCACGAGGCGCGTAGCCACATGCGGTCGGACCTCCACCGTTATATGTTTTCGGCGTGTTTCGCAGCCACGCAAAAATACGCTCCAGACCTACGAAACTTCCCGCCGAAGCTTCTCCCGGACCATATGAACGTGGACAAGGAAATGATTCCCTTCAAGGATCGCTTCCGGGTTCAGATGGGCAAGTTCCCATCATCCACGGTGGTTGCACACATCAAGAAGGATGGGCATTACTACATTCACCCGGATCCCGCGCAGTGTCGTAGCTTGACGGTGCGCGAGGCTGCGCGCCTGCAGACTTTCCCCGACAACTACTTCTTTGAGGGAAATCGCACTGAGCAATATGGCCAGATCGGCAACGCCGTTCCTCCGCTGCTGGCCAAACAGATTGCCGAGATCATCTACGCCTTCATGTCGTTGCCTCGCCGGCGGGGATAG